In Tautonia rosea, one DNA window encodes the following:
- a CDS encoding PKD domain-containing protein gives MNMEQLEERALLNGSQEVLRLDFGLPTSAVASGWNGFAPSLYSPERGYGWTGTLPPSAADFGTMISDSLVTDFHYGIDNSFKLDVPNGQYDVVAIVGARPFLKYGMTVWAEGLIAASRNDDQLAFRVDVTDEQLDLRFLGIKGSIYLLAGLQIDRVSGSRSVSAGNGYSGQEGAPITLRATASSDNSDLTFSWDLNGDGTSDATGQEIVHVFPDNGTYPVTVRVTDPSGQEASATTTVTVTNAPPRVTLTSPTEGVIGNPLVFESIATDPSSIDQAAAFKYVWDFGDGTTSTAARPNHTYTTAGTYNVSVTVTDKDGGVGSVTSSITIKSSGLTASAGGPYQANEGSPVTLRGSANGTSVGPLAFYWDTNGDGNFDTAGPQISPTFADNGQYTVRLRVSDGSGQQSFDSTTVSVANVAPSVSVGGPYSGMPGMGISFHGSATDPSSLDQAAGFQYAWDFGDGSTSNAAMPTHTYASPGTYTIRLRVTDKDDAVGSATTTATVTMTDHDHGNPIHTHHDTIPDFGANATIVSASSGSWSDPNTWSTGRLPTTDDVVAIQQGHTVSYDLVSDDSLKAVSIHAGATLDFRTNIDTKMLVGTLLVRPDGALIVGTEANPVHSDVRAEIVIADRAIDTTFDPDQFGTGLIALGKVTMHGAAKSETFVNLAVEPKAGDTTLTLSQSVIGWQPGDQLILPDTSQWKGSLFEELTLDSISPDGTILTLRNPLQYHHLGARDGEGNIDFLGDVGNLTRNLILRSENARGTRGHSMFTSRADVDIRYVQFADMGRTQNTLFDNTKYDSSGNVIHVGTNQLGRYALHMHHMMGPVETPENGYQYTLQGNSIVSLGETNPNRWGITIHESHYGLIQDNVVYNVAGAGIITENGSESFNVIAHNFVVRVNGTGHRSDAGGGKDLGREGAGYWFGGTNNIIRENVAANISAPGSTYGYTYYNQGIVRVPKFKGADTSMQGQFEFRNMKETPILDFTGNTVYGTHRGLTIWNLGAGITLTLPISTSVVKDFQAWHVLNAFYNYPVNNLVLDGMIVRGDWEQLKNVNIGSTGVSMTDYLGHNIVIRNADIQGVAAGIGVVTKVGDTRDTEQATISYTIEDSHLQNRTNVYIESMWAVTGGKEGLSPRKTIIDNVKFTPVNNLYVGLSSQYDIFTKISLDGRPGRNLIQRDEIFVHNYNGVMGDNYQVYYEEQRADYVVPKSEGEILASPEEGLTNQENWERYGIAMGGGIAPNSVVRKNRVKGLVNHS, from the coding sequence ATGAACATGGAGCAGCTTGAAGAACGAGCCCTCCTGAATGGCTCTCAAGAGGTCCTGCGCCTGGATTTCGGACTCCCTACATCGGCCGTAGCGTCTGGATGGAATGGCTTTGCCCCGTCTCTTTACAGTCCCGAACGCGGTTATGGTTGGACAGGGACACTACCGCCGAGTGCAGCAGATTTCGGCACGATGATTTCTGATTCACTAGTAACAGATTTTCACTACGGAATAGACAACTCATTCAAGCTCGATGTGCCGAATGGACAGTACGACGTTGTGGCGATCGTGGGCGCCCGCCCATTCCTCAAATACGGCATGACCGTGTGGGCAGAAGGGTTGATCGCTGCTTCCAGGAACGACGACCAACTTGCCTTTCGGGTTGATGTGACGGACGAGCAACTAGACCTCCGGTTTTTAGGTATCAAGGGGTCGATCTATTTGCTCGCAGGATTGCAGATTGATCGCGTAAGTGGAAGTCGCTCCGTGTCTGCGGGCAACGGTTACAGTGGACAAGAAGGGGCACCGATCACTCTGCGGGCCACGGCGTCGAGTGATAATAGCGACCTGACGTTCTCCTGGGACCTCAATGGGGATGGCACGAGCGACGCAACGGGCCAGGAAATCGTTCACGTCTTCCCGGACAACGGCACGTATCCCGTCACGGTCCGCGTCACCGATCCCAGCGGCCAAGAGGCCTCGGCGACCACAACGGTGACGGTTACCAATGCGCCTCCTCGCGTCACCCTCACCAGTCCCACGGAGGGCGTGATCGGTAACCCGTTGGTGTTCGAGTCGATTGCAACAGACCCGAGCTCAATCGACCAAGCTGCCGCATTCAAGTATGTCTGGGATTTTGGTGATGGAACCACCAGTACCGCGGCCAGACCGAATCACACGTATACGACCGCAGGCACGTACAACGTCTCCGTGACTGTTACGGATAAGGATGGCGGTGTTGGCTCAGTCACCAGCTCGATCACGATCAAGTCCTCAGGGCTCACGGCATCGGCAGGTGGGCCCTATCAGGCGAACGAGGGTTCGCCCGTGACCCTGCGGGGGTCGGCCAACGGGACGTCCGTGGGACCACTGGCCTTTTACTGGGATACGAACGGCGACGGGAATTTCGACACGGCGGGACCCCAGATTTCACCTACGTTCGCGGATAACGGTCAATACACTGTCCGGTTGCGGGTCAGCGACGGCTCGGGTCAGCAGTCCTTCGATTCGACGACCGTGTCCGTCGCCAACGTCGCTCCTTCAGTTTCTGTCGGAGGCCCCTACTCCGGCATGCCAGGAATGGGAATCTCGTTCCACGGCTCGGCGACGGACCCGAGCTCGCTTGATCAGGCTGCTGGTTTCCAGTACGCCTGGGATTTCGGCGACGGGAGCACCAGCAACGCGGCGATGCCAACCCACACCTATGCCTCGCCAGGAACCTACACCATCCGTCTGCGCGTCACCGATAAAGACGACGCTGTCGGCTCCGCGACGACCACCGCCACCGTCACCATGACTGATCATGATCATGGGAACCCCATCCATACTCATCACGACACTATTCCGGATTTCGGTGCCAATGCGACCATCGTGAGCGCTTCCAGCGGTTCATGGTCAGACCCCAACACCTGGTCGACCGGGCGCCTGCCGACCACGGATGATGTCGTGGCCATTCAACAAGGCCACACCGTGTCGTATGACCTCGTCAGCGATGATTCATTGAAAGCCGTCTCGATCCACGCCGGCGCCACGCTCGACTTCCGGACGAACATCGACACTAAGATGCTCGTGGGCACACTCCTGGTCCGACCAGACGGCGCTTTGATTGTTGGCACTGAAGCTAACCCGGTTCATTCCGACGTTCGAGCCGAGATCGTCATCGCCGACCGAGCAATCGACACGACCTTCGATCCGGATCAGTTCGGCACAGGACTGATCGCTCTCGGCAAGGTCACGATGCATGGTGCGGCAAAAAGCGAAACCTTCGTCAATCTCGCGGTCGAGCCAAAGGCAGGTGACACGACCTTAACCTTGAGCCAATCAGTAATTGGCTGGCAACCAGGCGACCAGCTGATTTTACCTGACACAAGTCAATGGAAAGGAAGCCTATTCGAAGAACTGACCCTAGACAGCATCTCTCCCGATGGAACAATACTGACTCTGAGGAATCCCCTGCAGTATCACCACCTTGGGGCTCGAGACGGTGAGGGAAACATTGACTTTTTAGGGGACGTAGGCAACCTGACCCGCAATCTTATCCTCCGCTCGGAAAACGCTCGGGGCACACGCGGACATAGCATGTTCACATCAAGGGCTGATGTTGACATTCGATACGTTCAATTCGCAGACATGGGGCGAACACAGAATACATTATTCGACAACACGAAATACGACTCAAGTGGAAATGTCATCCACGTTGGAACCAATCAGCTTGGCCGTTATGCACTTCACATGCACCACATGATGGGACCAGTCGAGACACCTGAAAATGGATACCAGTACACACTTCAGGGGAATTCGATTGTCTCACTTGGAGAGACAAATCCGAATCGCTGGGGAATCACAATTCACGAAAGTCACTACGGGCTGATCCAAGATAACGTTGTCTACAACGTGGCCGGAGCAGGAATCATCACTGAGAATGGCTCCGAAAGCTTCAATGTGATCGCTCATAACTTTGTTGTTCGAGTTAATGGCACTGGCCACCGATCTGATGCTGGCGGTGGCAAGGATCTCGGTCGCGAGGGCGCGGGATACTGGTTCGGGGGAACAAACAATATCATTCGGGAGAATGTAGCCGCGAACATTTCTGCACCAGGAAGTACATACGGATACACCTATTATAATCAGGGAATAGTTCGTGTTCCAAAGTTTAAAGGTGCTGATACTTCCATGCAAGGTCAATTCGAATTCAGAAACATGAAGGAAACTCCAATTTTAGACTTCACAGGAAACACTGTTTATGGAACGCACCGAGGACTAACCATATGGAACCTCGGCGCAGGGATTACACTCACACTGCCCATCTCAACAAGCGTGGTGAAAGACTTCCAAGCATGGCATGTGCTGAATGCATTCTATAACTATCCAGTTAATAACTTAGTTTTAGATGGCATGATTGTTCGTGGAGATTGGGAACAACTAAAGAACGTCAATATAGGTTCTACAGGGGTCTCCATGACAGATTACTTGGGCCACAATATCGTCATTAGAAATGCTGATATTCAGGGGGTGGCAGCTGGCATTGGTGTTGTAACCAAAGTGGGCGACACAAGAGACACCGAACAAGCAACCATTAGCTACACTATCGAAGACTCACACCTCCAAAACCGGACAAATGTGTATATTGAATCGATGTGGGCAGTCACTGGCGGCAAAGAAGGATTATCTCCGAGAAAGACAATAATCGATAATGTAAAATTCACACCTGTTAATAATTTATACGTTGGCTTAAGTAGCCAATATGATATATTTACAAAAATAAGTCTTGATGGGAGGCCCGGTCGCAACTTGATTCAGCGAGACGAAATTTTCGTTCACAACTACAATGGAGTCATGGGCGACAATTATCAAGTTTACTACGAAGAACAACGGGCAGATTATGTTGTCCCTAAGTCCGAGGGGGAAATTCTCGCATCTCCGGAAGAGGGACTAACCAATCAAGAAAACTGGGAACGCTATGGTATTGCGATGGGGGGAGGGATCGCACCCAACAGTGTTGTTAGAAAAAATCGGGTTAAAGGTCTTGTTAATCATTCATGA
- a CDS encoding polysaccharide deacetylase family protein has translation MKALKAIAKSIMPPQLVRQKLNRRGRGAALLTFDDGPCPHITPQVLDLLDRWNARGVFFVPGDRVPRAPNLLVEILKRGHRLGNHTYSHNVKSSFQGCVEEIERCQQTIFEVTGSRPDYFRPPQGKLTIPLLVAVMHCKLRTIRWTLDTGEYSYLRDASPEQLAKNLVTKVRERTIILSHDDAEQTPEMLRIALPQLVERGFDLTIGVECLG, from the coding sequence ATGAAGGCATTGAAGGCAATCGCCAAGTCGATTATGCCACCCCAGCTTGTTCGGCAAAAACTGAACAGGAGGGGCCGGGGTGCAGCGCTGTTAACCTTTGACGACGGACCATGTCCACATATTACGCCGCAAGTTCTCGACTTGCTAGATCGGTGGAACGCCCGAGGGGTGTTCTTCGTGCCCGGAGACAGGGTTCCCCGCGCACCGAACCTTCTCGTGGAGATTTTAAAGCGGGGACACAGGCTTGGAAACCACACATACTCGCATAACGTGAAGTCTAGTTTTCAAGGATGTGTAGAAGAGATCGAGCGTTGCCAGCAGACGATCTTCGAGGTCACCGGAAGTCGGCCTGACTATTTTCGCCCGCCACAAGGTAAGCTGACGATACCGCTATTGGTTGCCGTGATGCACTGCAAGCTACGGACAATTCGATGGACGCTTGATACGGGCGAATATAGCTACCTCCGTGATGCTTCACCAGAACAGCTTGCGAAGAATCTCGTCACAAAGGTTCGAGAACGAACAATTATTCTATCCCATGACGATGCAGAGCAGACCCCAGAGATGCTCAGGATCGCATTGCCACAACTTGTGGAGCGAGGGTTTGATCTTACGATTGGTGTGGAATGCTTAGGTTAG
- a CDS encoding glycosyltransferase yields the protein MWVIDVPMIPGLDKPALRWINRQLVTHRLNEVLRRLNMDQPFVLTTLPYTHWLVPGLRRRATIYYCTDDYSHWPSADGETLRKADRELTAEADLILAVSHALYQQHDVAGRCRFFPHGVDYAHFASSPQRTIASDLATLPGPRIGFFGLIYEKIDFELLTKLARRFPSASLVLIGSIAYCPEDFTSLPNIHLLGPRPYEELPSYIAGLDVLLLPYLANDLMIQRSGPLKLKECLASGRPTVSVDVPEVRALEPHVRVATGHEDFIHQVSEALSEPRDSTAVIARQKAVQHEGWEQRSALLRSYLDAFLSTERPSIRLGNLSHS from the coding sequence ATGTGGGTGATTGATGTTCCGATGATTCCAGGTCTTGACAAACCGGCTCTGCGGTGGATCAATCGACAGCTCGTCACGCACCGGCTCAACGAGGTTCTTCGACGACTGAATATGGACCAGCCGTTTGTGCTCACGACGTTGCCCTATACCCATTGGCTCGTTCCAGGACTTCGACGACGCGCGACGATTTACTATTGTACCGACGACTACAGTCACTGGCCGTCCGCCGATGGGGAAACGCTCCGAAAAGCTGATCGGGAACTTACAGCCGAGGCTGACCTGATCCTCGCCGTTTCGCATGCGCTCTATCAACAGCACGATGTGGCGGGACGATGTCGTTTTTTTCCACATGGCGTTGATTACGCTCATTTCGCCTCCAGCCCCCAACGTACGATTGCCAGCGATTTAGCCACACTCCCTGGCCCGCGAATTGGTTTTTTTGGTTTGATCTACGAGAAGATCGACTTTGAATTGTTAACGAAATTGGCTCGCCGCTTCCCTTCAGCAAGTCTTGTATTGATTGGTTCCATCGCTTACTGCCCCGAGGATTTCACATCGCTTCCTAACATCCATCTCCTCGGTCCCAGGCCTTATGAGGAGCTTCCCTCATATATCGCTGGGCTCGATGTCCTCCTGCTCCCTTATCTGGCAAACGATCTGATGATCCAGCGGAGCGGGCCTTTGAAATTAAAAGAGTGCCTCGCATCGGGCCGGCCAACCGTGAGTGTCGATGTGCCTGAAGTGCGAGCCCTGGAGCCACATGTGCGAGTTGCCACTGGCCATGAAGACTTCATTCATCAGGTCAGCGAGGCGCTCTCAGAACCTCGTGATTCAACTGCCGTCATCGCTCGCCAAAAGGCCGTCCAACATGAGGGGTGGGAACAACGTTCAGCGTTGTTGCGAAGCTATCTTGACGCGTTCTTGTCGACGGAGAGACCGTCCATTCGGTTGGGAAACCTGAGTCATTCATGA
- a CDS encoding transposase has translation MAAFLRELLRHLGGKVIVIWDGGSNYKSPLIRELLVRFPQLHLERLPGDAPDLNPVELIWSHVKHGRMANFVLRHVWHLDRVVRGQLSKLVEEPGMIRSLGSGSKLPFLDKNLAT, from the coding sequence GTGGCGGCCTTCCTGAGGGAGTTGCTCCGGCACCTGGGGGGGAAGGTGATCGTGATCTGGGACGGCGGGAGCAATTATAAGAGCCCGCTGATTCGGGAACTGCTGGTACGCTTCCCGCAGCTGCATCTGGAGCGGCTGCCGGGCGACGCCCCGGATCTAAACCCGGTCGAGCTGATCTGGAGCCACGTGAAACACGGGCGGATGGCAAACTTCGTCCTCCGGCACGTGTGGCATCTCGATCGGGTCGTCCGCGGTCAGCTGAGCAAACTCGTAGAGGAACCGGGAATGATCCGATCGCTCGGGAGCGGCTCGAAACTCCCCTTTCTAGACAAGAATCTTGCAACCTGA
- a CDS encoding FemAB family XrtA/PEP-CTERM system-associated protein: MSTRTLPMIAIRLFGPDENVEAHLPRWESFVARRGPLPLSYHPAWPSVLSTGLRHIPYWIEATEGDETRGLLPLAFVRSVLFGRYLVGLPYLNYGGAMADDEDIAVQLIDRAIELSDHLNVRHLELRHEQALEHPRLTTRTGHKVHMRLPLPSTSEELWKQLKPSVRNQVRKGQKNQLTVSWGGEELLPAFYDVFSRNMRDLGTPVYGRSLFRGILRQFPDRSEICVVRLDTRPIASALLIHGRNITEVPSASSLRPYKSTCANMMMYWNLLERAVQLGQGVFDFGRSTPDGPTYKFKSQWGATPISASWQFYSNTGESTSIHPDHPRYRLFISAWRRLPVWLTRGIGPFIVRGVP, translated from the coding sequence ATGAGTACCCGCACTCTCCCGATGATTGCGATCCGCCTTTTCGGCCCCGACGAAAATGTTGAGGCGCATCTTCCTCGCTGGGAATCCTTTGTCGCGCGCCGAGGTCCGTTGCCACTTAGCTACCACCCCGCCTGGCCCTCGGTGCTCTCAACCGGCTTGCGCCACATTCCCTACTGGATTGAAGCCACCGAGGGAGACGAGACGCGTGGCCTGCTTCCCCTGGCATTCGTGCGCAGCGTGCTCTTCGGTCGCTACCTTGTCGGCCTCCCGTACCTCAACTACGGCGGAGCCATGGCCGACGACGAAGACATCGCTGTTCAATTGATCGATCGCGCCATCGAACTGTCCGATCACCTCAACGTTCGACACCTCGAACTCCGCCACGAGCAAGCCCTCGAGCACCCTCGCCTCACCACGAGGACCGGCCATAAGGTTCACATGCGCTTACCCCTACCTTCCACCTCCGAAGAACTCTGGAAACAGCTCAAACCCTCCGTCCGGAATCAGGTGCGCAAAGGCCAGAAGAACCAGCTCACCGTTTCCTGGGGTGGCGAGGAACTCCTTCCCGCCTTCTACGACGTCTTCAGCCGCAACATGCGCGACCTCGGCACCCCCGTCTACGGCCGTTCCCTCTTCCGCGGCATCCTCCGCCAGTTCCCCGATCGTTCCGAGATCTGCGTCGTCCGCCTCGACACCAGGCCCATCGCCTCCGCCCTCCTCATCCACGGCCGGAACATCACCGAGGTCCCCAGCGCCAGTTCCCTTCGACCCTACAAGTCAACTTGCGCCAACATGATGATGTACTGGAACTTGCTCGAACGTGCCGTCCAGCTCGGCCAAGGTGTCTTCGATTTCGGCCGCTCAACCCCCGACGGGCCGACTTACAAGTTCAAGTCTCAGTGGGGGGCGACCCCCATCTCCGCCTCGTGGCAGTTCTACTCGAACACCGGTGAATCCACTTCCATCCACCCGGACCACCCCCGCTATCGCCTCTTTATCAGTGCCTGGAGACGCCTCCCAGTCTGGCTTACCAGAGGCATCGGCCCTTTCATCGTCCGGGGTGTTCCATAG
- a CDS encoding GNAT family N-acetyltransferase has protein sequence MKTDESMIYISKDIECAVQANDSDSLSWNPERILLPFTLGEVCLCALKFRGIRSDPDIFKVPTMGKVPPPVSALKNAGRQVAYIYSCPLYSRLPTFSLVGGHIRYVSQQYQHYYVCLDQEFRDYLVGFSTKTLSTLMRKVRKAESSNRQRQLFRTYSHPDDIDEFFDTALPISEKSYQQQLLGQGLPRAMEYREHVKSDAEQGRFLGFLLYVEDTPVAYNCCPVRGGNAVLYDHTGYDPEFSKYSPGTVLQYKIIENLFEKGRFGFYDLCTGEGRHKELFATGSMLCANVYFFPITFHHALFVCLKILVDKTTSCVNSLVDRVGVKDKLKKLIRRTWKR, from the coding sequence GTGAAAACTGATGAATCAATGATCTATATTTCCAAGGATATTGAGTGCGCCGTGCAGGCGAATGATAGCGACTCGTTATCCTGGAACCCCGAGCGTATCCTCCTCCCATTTACGCTTGGCGAAGTGTGTCTATGCGCATTGAAGTTTCGTGGAATACGCAGTGATCCGGATATTTTCAAAGTCCCCACGATGGGAAAGGTACCCCCTCCTGTATCCGCCCTGAAGAACGCCGGACGACAAGTTGCCTACATATACTCGTGTCCTTTGTACAGCCGTCTTCCTACGTTTTCCCTTGTCGGCGGACACATCAGGTATGTTTCTCAACAATACCAACACTACTACGTGTGCCTTGATCAGGAATTCCGGGATTACCTGGTTGGTTTTAGCACAAAAACCTTGTCCACGCTGATGCGAAAAGTCAGGAAAGCGGAGTCGTCCAATCGGCAAAGGCAACTGTTCCGGACATACTCACACCCAGACGACATAGATGAGTTCTTTGATACTGCTCTTCCAATCTCCGAAAAATCCTACCAACAACAGCTTCTTGGGCAGGGATTGCCAAGGGCCATGGAATATCGAGAACACGTCAAATCAGACGCCGAACAAGGACGATTTCTCGGCTTTCTGCTCTATGTTGAGGATACGCCAGTTGCTTACAACTGTTGCCCTGTTCGTGGGGGAAACGCTGTATTGTACGACCACACCGGATATGATCCCGAATTCAGCAAGTACTCTCCTGGGACGGTGCTTCAATATAAGATCATTGAGAACTTATTTGAAAAAGGCCGATTTGGCTTCTACGACCTTTGTACGGGAGAGGGGCGTCACAAGGAGCTGTTTGCGACAGGATCCATGCTTTGTGCAAACGTTTACTTCTTCCCTATAACATTTCATCACGCATTGTTTGTATGTCTAAAGATATTAGTTGATAAGACAACATCTTGCGTCAATAGCTTGGTCGATCGCGTGGGAGTGAAGGACAAGCTGAAGAAGCTCATACGAAGGACATGGAAACGATGA
- a CDS encoding glycosyltransferase yields the protein MSHDPSSVSIGFDPPVPSATICQILHGLEVGGAEVLAARLARQLQGEFRFVFVCLDELGTLGRALLEEGFPVHLVGREGGFDRRCTQRLAELFRRERIDLIHAHQYTPFFYGITARLLCRRPPVLFTEHGRWYPDYRRPKRIVANRILLERRDRVVGVGEAVRQALIRNEGIPGARVRVIYNGVDLAAFAEADTSREETRRELGLGPDDLAIVQVARLDGLKDHATAVRTMARVVTSQPEARLFLVGDGPEREPIRELIQGKGVESSVSLLGLRTDVPRLLSAADVAFLTSVSEGIPLTLIEAMGAGLPVVSTDVGGVGEVVEHSITGLLAPPGDDEALAGHLIRLAADPKTRHQMGMCGCNRACELFSERLMHDYYRQLYCEMLLGRRA from the coding sequence GTGTCACACGATCCCTCCTCGGTGAGCATCGGGTTTGATCCCCCGGTACCCAGCGCGACAATCTGCCAGATCCTCCACGGTCTTGAGGTAGGTGGAGCCGAGGTTCTTGCCGCCCGATTGGCGAGGCAGCTCCAGGGAGAGTTCCGCTTCGTCTTCGTCTGCCTGGACGAGTTGGGAACCCTGGGCCGAGCGTTGCTCGAAGAGGGGTTTCCGGTCCACCTCGTGGGTCGAGAGGGCGGATTCGATCGGCGATGCACGCAACGTCTGGCGGAATTGTTCCGTCGGGAGCGAATCGATCTGATTCATGCTCATCAATACACGCCATTCTTCTATGGTATCACAGCCCGGTTGCTCTGCCGGAGGCCACCGGTCCTCTTCACCGAGCACGGTCGATGGTATCCCGACTACCGGCGTCCGAAGCGGATCGTCGCGAACCGGATCTTGCTCGAACGTCGCGATCGCGTGGTCGGCGTTGGCGAGGCAGTGCGGCAGGCCCTCATCCGGAACGAGGGAATTCCGGGGGCACGGGTTCGTGTGATTTATAACGGGGTCGACCTCGCGGCCTTCGCCGAGGCGGACACGAGCCGCGAGGAGACACGCCGCGAGTTGGGGCTTGGCCCCGACGATCTGGCGATCGTCCAGGTGGCTCGGCTCGATGGCCTGAAAGACCACGCCACGGCGGTTCGGACCATGGCAAGGGTCGTCACGTCCCAACCCGAGGCCCGTTTGTTTCTGGTGGGTGATGGCCCTGAGCGTGAGCCGATTCGGGAACTGATCCAAGGCAAAGGAGTGGAATCCTCCGTCAGCTTGTTGGGCCTCCGGACCGATGTGCCTCGCCTCCTCTCGGCCGCGGATGTCGCGTTCCTGACCAGTGTGAGCGAGGGAATCCCGCTGACGCTCATCGAGGCCATGGGGGCTGGCTTGCCAGTTGTCTCCACCGATGTCGGGGGCGTGGGTGAAGTCGTCGAGCACAGCATTACCGGTCTGCTCGCCCCTCCAGGCGATGACGAGGCGCTGGCCGGTCACCTGATCCGGCTGGCTGCAGACCCGAAAACACGACATCAAATGGGAATGTGTGGTTGTAATCGTGCCTGCGAACTCTTCTCCGAACGGCTGATGCATGACTACTATCGCCAGCTCTACTGCGAGATGCTCCTTGGCCGACGTGCCTGA
- a CDS encoding glycosyltransferase family 4 protein, producing MNLDPIVVLDARVVTGAGGGPEKTILNSPRFLKPAGYEMLCAYMRPPGDLGFERLIQRAETLGATLLPVDDRGPFDRKVIKFLLEICIKNDVKIWHAHDYKSNVFGLLLQRRWPMRLVTTVHGWVERTWRTPIYYATDRITLPRYERVLCVSEDLRNRCLKFGVPEERCLLVDNAIDATQYDRTLTVDDAKRAIGVPPNRILIGAAGRLSDEKGFGLLIRAIDRLLAKGMDLELHIAGEGRRCSDLHELIHQLGRSDRVRLLGYQSDLIPFYQALDLFVLSSLREGLPNVLLEAMASGVPVVSTRVAGIPRLVNDGRSGLLVESGSSESLASSIARLATDPDLRQALAREGLDVIRNHFSFETRMARIRSIYDDLMDRATPRPEPTTS from the coding sequence ATGAACCTTGATCCAATAGTTGTTCTTGACGCCCGAGTGGTCACAGGTGCTGGGGGCGGCCCTGAGAAAACCATCCTCAATTCTCCACGATTCCTTAAGCCAGCCGGCTATGAGATGCTCTGTGCTTACATGCGCCCTCCTGGAGATCTCGGGTTCGAGCGGTTGATTCAGCGTGCGGAGACCCTTGGAGCAACCTTACTTCCTGTTGACGACCGCGGGCCATTCGATCGAAAAGTAATCAAGTTCTTGTTAGAAATTTGTATCAAGAATGACGTAAAAATTTGGCATGCGCACGATTATAAGAGCAATGTCTTCGGACTTCTATTGCAACGGCGCTGGCCTATGCGATTGGTGACCACTGTCCATGGTTGGGTCGAGCGGACTTGGCGAACACCGATCTATTACGCGACGGACCGCATCACATTGCCTCGCTATGAGCGGGTACTCTGTGTGTCTGAGGATCTTCGAAATCGTTGTCTCAAGTTCGGTGTTCCCGAGGAACGATGTCTTCTGGTCGACAACGCGATCGACGCGACTCAGTATGATCGGACGCTTACTGTCGACGATGCAAAGCGTGCAATTGGGGTTCCTCCGAACCGTATCTTGATTGGTGCCGCTGGGAGACTTTCCGATGAGAAAGGCTTCGGCTTGTTAATCCGAGCCATTGATCGTCTCCTTGCGAAGGGAATGGATCTCGAACTTCATATCGCTGGGGAAGGCAGAAGGTGTTCCGATCTCCATGAATTGATTCACCAACTTGGCCGATCAGATCGGGTCCGACTGCTCGGCTACCAGTCGGACCTCATCCCCTTTTATCAGGCCCTCGATCTCTTTGTCCTCAGCAGCTTGCGCGAGGGGTTGCCTAACGTCCTGCTCGAAGCCATGGCCTCCGGGGTCCCCGTGGTCTCCACACGAGTTGCCGGAATCCCCCGCCTGGTCAATGATGGCCGATCCGGACTGCTGGTCGAATCGGGCTCTTCCGAATCGCTCGCCTCCTCCATCGCTCGACTGGCGACCGACCCGGATCTACGGCAAGCACTTGCTCGCGAAGGGCTCGACGTGATCCGAAATCATTTCAGCTTCGAAACGCGTATGGCTCGGATCCGCTCGATCTACGACGACCTGATGGATCGCGCCACTCCCCGGCCGGAGCCAACCACGTCATGA